The proteins below come from a single Kosakonia sp. SMBL-WEM22 genomic window:
- the dauA gene encoding C4-dicarboxylic acid transporter DauA: MPFRALIDACWKEKYTAARFTRDLIAGVTVGIIAIPLAMALAIGSGVAPQYGLYTAAVAGIVIALCGGSRYSVSGPTAAFVVILYPVSQQFGLGGLLVATLMSGVFLILFGLARFGRLIEYIPLSVTLGFTSGIGITIGTMQIKDFLGLQIAHVPEHYLQKVGALVMALPTINPGDAAIGVVTLGTLILWPRLRLRVPGHLPALLAGCAVMGVVNLLGGHVATIGSQFHYLLADGSEGNGIPQLLPQLVLPWDLPGSTFTLSWDSLRALLPAAFSMAMLGAIESLLCAVVLDGMTGTKHKANSELIGQGMGNIVTPFFGGITATAAIARSAANVRAGATSPISAVIHSLLVIMALLVLAPLLSWLPLSAMAALLLMVAWNMSEAHKVVDLLRRAPADDIVVMLICMSLTVLFDMVIAISVGIVLASLLFMRRIARMTRLAAVNVSVPDDVLVLRVIGPLFFAAAEGLFSDLETRIAGKRIVVLKWDAVPVLDAGGLDAFRRFVSRLPEGTELRVSNLEFQPLRTFARAGIQPIPGKLAFFPNRDAALADL, translated from the coding sequence ATGCCGTTCCGCGCGCTGATTGATGCCTGCTGGAAAGAGAAATATACCGCAGCCCGCTTTACCCGCGATTTGATCGCTGGCGTGACCGTGGGCATCATCGCCATTCCACTGGCGATGGCACTGGCAATTGGCAGCGGCGTCGCGCCGCAGTACGGTTTATACACTGCCGCCGTTGCAGGCATTGTGATTGCGCTGTGCGGCGGGTCGCGCTACAGCGTCTCCGGCCCGACAGCCGCCTTTGTCGTGATCCTCTACCCGGTTTCGCAGCAGTTTGGCCTCGGCGGCCTGCTGGTGGCGACGCTGATGTCCGGGGTATTCCTGATCCTTTTCGGTCTGGCGCGTTTTGGTCGCCTGATTGAGTACATCCCGCTCTCCGTGACGCTCGGGTTTACCTCCGGGATCGGCATTACCATCGGTACCATGCAGATCAAAGATTTCCTCGGCCTGCAAATAGCCCATGTGCCGGAGCATTACCTGCAAAAAGTGGGCGCGCTGGTGATGGCGCTGCCGACCATCAATCCGGGCGATGCCGCCATCGGCGTGGTCACGCTCGGTACGCTGATCCTCTGGCCGCGTCTGCGTTTGCGCGTACCGGGGCATCTGCCAGCGCTGCTGGCCGGTTGTGCGGTAATGGGCGTGGTCAACCTGCTCGGCGGCCATGTCGCCACTATCGGGTCACAGTTTCATTACCTGCTGGCTGACGGCAGCGAGGGCAACGGCATTCCGCAACTACTGCCGCAGCTGGTACTGCCGTGGGATCTTCCCGGCTCAACTTTCACGCTGAGCTGGGACTCCCTGCGCGCGCTACTACCCGCGGCATTTTCGATGGCAATGCTTGGCGCGATTGAATCCCTGCTCTGCGCGGTGGTGCTCGACGGCATGACCGGCACCAAGCATAAAGCCAACAGTGAGCTGATTGGTCAGGGGATGGGCAATATTGTCACGCCCTTCTTTGGCGGCATTACGGCTACCGCGGCGATTGCCCGCTCGGCGGCAAACGTGCGCGCCGGTGCCACGTCACCCATTTCTGCGGTGATCCACTCCCTGCTGGTGATCATGGCGCTGCTGGTGCTGGCTCCCCTGCTCTCCTGGCTGCCGCTCTCGGCGATGGCCGCACTGCTGCTGATGGTCGCGTGGAACATGAGTGAGGCGCATAAGGTGGTCGATCTACTGCGCCGCGCGCCAGCCGATGACATTGTAGTGATGCTGATCTGCATGTCGCTGACGGTGCTGTTTGATATGGTGATTGCTATCAGCGTCGGCATTGTCCTCGCCTCGCTGCTGTTTATGCGCCGCATCGCGCGCATGACGCGTCTTGCGGCGGTGAATGTCAGCGTGCCGGATGACGTGCTGGTGCTGAGGGTGATCGGCCCGCTCTTTTTCGCGGCAGCAGAGGGGCTGTTCAGCGATCTGGAGACGCGCATCGCCGGAAAACGCATTGTGGTTCTGAAGTGGGACGCAGTGCCGGTGCTGGACGCCGGTGGGCTTGATGCCTTCCGCCGTTTCGTCAGCCGCCTGCCGGAGGGCACGGAGCTGCGCGTC